The genomic DNA CATTGTCATCTTTTACTTGAGCCTCAGTCATATGTCAGTGTTCTTCCTGCCCCAAATACTGCAAAGGCATCATCTGCACTGAACAAATGGAAGATGAATACTGCCACCAAAATCATCTGAGCTGAGCTTTATATTTATCAATCCAATGTAGCTGTTACATAGTTTATGGCTGACCTACCACTTTCACAAATGAACAACTTTGCTACTAAGTGAGAGATTAGAGgctttttattacattttgccTTCCAATAGAGATTTCCAGCTGGATTTCTTTGGTAAAGGAAGAGAGGATCAAACCTAATCAACTTCTGCACCGCTATGACTTTCTACATTTTGCAGTTCTTTGCACTGTATCTGGTTAGCAGAACTGTCTAACAAGGAAAGAATCTCCCACCAGTATGAACACACAATAGAGTAACTACAGGTTTTTTTTCAGTCATTACCCCAATAGCCTTTCTCATCTGGAGAGCTGGATTCAACGCCTGTCAAGATACAAGGGACAATAAGTGTGGTGGTCCTAGCTGAAGCCCTATCAGACTTTCAGCCACATGACAAACTTTTATACAATTTTGACAAAACTGTCAGGATTGCAGCAGCTAGAGTAAGAAATAACTGGTTAACCCACTGAAAGGGTTATGGGGGAAAGTAGCATAAAAACCCTACCTACAGCAATCAAGTGTCTCATTTTCGTGGGTAGTGAAGGCCACCCACTCCCCAAAGGTGTTACCTGTTGACTTTTTTAAAGTGAGATAATGGCGCTTAAGCCCAGCATCTGCATTAAAGGCCAAGTGGTGATTCTTGGACTGCTAGCTTATACAAGAAAGAAGGGATTTTCATACCACTGAATCCAGTGTTGCCATGAGACATTGGAAAATGTGACTGTTGCATTGCCAACTGGTGCAGCTTGGTCAGctaaaaagggagaaagagagagatgatgTTAGGAATTTTGCAGGCTTATTTATTCACCATAcagtttaaagaagaaaaaacagacaCTGCAAGCTGAGCATGAAGTGCTGCCCCTTGGGGCAGGAGTTTAGGAGAGGGGAGATTGGGTTAAGGAGCAAGCGCTTCCCTGAGCAGAGATGGGTGCAGACAGAAGGGAAGCACCATGGGGTGTGAGGCCAACACCCATCTCAAAGTACCCTGGGCTCAACAGAAGGCATCTGCAGTGAATTGTGACAAACACTAGGAGACAAAGCACGAACAGGCAAAGTAACACAGAGACTATTTTGCAGTGGTGCTTGGGATTACACCATGCAGGACTCTGTCAAGCATTTGGAGGAGAGAGGTATACCATGAGGAGTGACTAAATGGAGTCAGATGCTCTCCCCTGTATTAACCAGTGCAATTTTCTAGCTCTTCCCACTAGACCTACTCAGCTCAGCCCAACTTCTTCTTGCCCCTAAGTATGCTATGAGCAAAGATCAAATTCCTATGGGCCCTTCCATGAGAAGTGCTGCATCTAGCTCAAACACAGAAGTTATCAGTAAAAAGGATAGGGAGGAAAAGCATTCTTTTACATCAAGTGAAGATTGCTAACAGGTTTATGTTAGCTGGAAGTGTGACAAGGAAAGGCACCCCAAGCAAAAGCCCCACCACCTTCTAGCCACACCTGCATAGTGGCATGATGCGCTGAGCATCATGTTTAAAGATGCAAGCAGAAGTCTGAAGCCAGCctccccttcaccaccaccagTGAAGTGCACTAACCAAATGCCCTATGCCCTTTATCAAGAACCACAATGACAGTATACCATggagttttgtttcattttatattgGGGAATTTATGTCAAATTGACAGATGGAGAGGGAAACTGGAACTTAGAAAAATGTACCAAGCTTCCCTGTGCAAGTGTGTGTCACAGGCcggcagaaaaaggaggacagctCAAGATTGGCTACACAAAGAAGAGCTAAACAAAATTTGAGGATTGTTTTAGGTCAAATTGCAGTTTCAAATCGAAACAGACTTCTAAAGCTGCTTATTGAGAAAGCATGGAGAAATTTTGAAGGGAGGAGTGGGGTGGTTTCAAGACAAGAAGTGTAAACAAAACTTACATCTGGCTGTGGAATGGCATACTGTCCTTGAATGGTATAGGCCtacaaaaaggaggaaaacagtCCTATTAAAAACCATTGGACAGCCACCCAGTGACAGATAGACTTCAACTAGCCAGGAAGCCAGAGAGCTGAGGGGGAGAATTGGAGGGGAGCCTGAAGACAGGCCTCTTAAGGGGGCTGCTTGAATTAGCTAAGTGTAAATAGTGTGAGAAGGGAAACTGGTCCCCTGTCACAAAAATGATTAATATTAAGAGCTGGTTGTTGGTGACGATTTGCTGTGTAGTGGAGGATTGGACAGTGCTACAAGCCCTCTTGCTCTACATACACCCCAAACCTGACCCCAAAGGGATGCTTAATTACCTCCTATGCTTCCAACTGTTTTTAAAGCTAAAAGGAACCAGTTGAGTGTCCATCTCCATCCCACTAAGTTGCCCAACACTCCATACTCCTAAGAAacctgcagtggacaaactgtaGTCAGGTGCTGGACGGCTGAAATACATCTGGAAGAGAGGGAGCGTGCAGCAGCCAACATAGTGGTTCTGGTATTTACTCTATTGAAGCAACCCAGCAAGGCAGTCACTGTGTGGGAACTGGCTTAATACTAAGTGAAGCTTTGGGGCTGGGGCTCTGACTTGTAGGACATGGGGAGaaatgcagcccaggctggaacTGACCAAGCTGTAACCACCTGCAGGGCTGCCTACTGGCCTGCCAGGTACTGTTTGGTGGCCTTAATCCAGTTCCCAATGAACAGGAGTTCACAGCACAAGCCGCCACCACCAGTCTTGCCACCCTTGTTGGCAGTCTCAAAGAGGCCAAGGATTGAATGGGCCATGGAGACTGAACTCCCCTCTCACCTCTTGAGGTGGTCCCTCCAGGTCAGAGTTGAGGCACATTGATGGGGCGGTGTGGGGGTAGCTTGCACTGCCGCTGCTGTACCTGTCCTGTGGATAAATAGAGGACTTCAGTCTCCAGGGCTGTCAATCCGAAACCTTTCGCTGACACCAAAGTCATATAAAACTTACTCTGATCAAGGGCTAATCTGTACTAGATAGATGCTGCCTTACTCTGACTCACATCACATCAGTAGCACAGACAACAGTGTGAGATTTCCCTGAGGGCAAACCCCAATTACTggcagcctcagaggcagggggTGTCTGCACAGACACAATGAGTCTTGCACTCTAATAGGGCTATGCTGCCACATGAACAACTACTAAGGTGCGAGTGAGCGACTGAAAATATCTTCAGTAACTTCCCTTGTGCCTTTCCACTGTCAATCAACTATTAAGCAAGCTGTCAAGAGCCTCTGAAGGATAGGTAGCACGAATGGGGCAAGGAAGAATAGGGAAGGAATTGAGGCAAGAACAAGACCAGGACAGCACCTTTACCCCAGCAAGAGGTTTATCAGCCAGATATCCCAATGTAAGTGGCATATCAATGTGTAAGCACTGGGTACATTGCAGCTAGACTAGTCCAGCTGCTGCCTTTACATACTGTTGCTGACTGAAATGACCCATTAATGCCCAGTGCACCAACTCTATACCTTTACAATCTCCAGTTTACTTAGTTTACCTCACTCATTTTGCCAAATCCACTACTGAAGCATTTGGACTATTAAAGTTGCCCCTTCAAAGGAAGTCTACAGGTGGGCATTGAGGCACTGTGCCCAAGGGCAATCAAATGTCAAAGTCCTCAAGAGTGTTCCAACTCCACTCCACAAACTCTTGCAAGTCTTCCCTGGACATGAAGTTCTGAAAGACTCTGTGCTTCTCAGAACGGCACGTCTCAACCTCACATAAAATCTATCTGGCTAAAACGGCTGCAAGTTATCAGCAAGTCCAGTTATAACTTTATAATGCCTTGCAGAATATACCTCACATACCTCAGAACATAGCCAAAACAGTCCACACAAGCAAGCAGATTTAATTGAAAATCCAGACAATGGTAACAAGATCTGAGCCAACTGGGAGACTGAAGTCCCAATCCTGCATTGGCCATAACAATGCTTCACCAAGAAATTGACACACTTGTGCCTCACCTCTCATATGCCTGAAGCAACGTACATAATTGTGTTTGAGAAAGAGTCAGATCTAGTATCACCAGCATGTTTTAAGATAGCCATGTATATTCCTTGAGACATAGGTAACAGGAAAGTGATATTCAAACTATCACCTTGCTAAAGGAACTTGTTCCAATGTTCAATATTTTGGCCTGGTGGCATATACCATGGTGGCAACCAGAATCTCCTCCTCACTTCCCCAATCCTCTGCGTTCTAGCTGTCACAACACCTGTCCCTTTCAACAGTCATTCCCTGCTGCTTCAGAACTACTGCTCGGTAGAATTCAATCCCACTGCAATCACTAATTCAAATGTTGCCTGAAATTTGAAAGCATCAGAAATTTGGTTTGCTGGTAGTCCTACATCTGGAGTGAACTGCAAATTCCAGCCATTTCCCCCATCCACACTGTTATCTACACCAATTCCCAAAGAATATCAGAGCCTGTTGACCATTCGAGAGCAGCCTCCAAAGAACAAAATCAAAGCAGCAGAGGTAGCACTGTGCTGGCCAGGTGGGCAGCACAGGTGATAAGCATGCAGAGTGGTTTGATGTGTGCTGGCAGTGTTGAAGCTTGGTAGGCTACCCTTTGCCTTCCCCACCCATGCCCGACAAGAGGAATGGCCTTACCTGACCGCCTGCAAAGATGACAGGAGAACTGGATGGCTTGGGTCGGTAAGGGATGGTAACGCCCTTTGGGGGAGACTAGATTGTGGAACAGTCAAAGAAAAACATGGTTAATTGCTAGGAATTTCAGTTAGAAGACAACTCGGTATCTGGCAGAAGGCTATACACTTCTGTTAGGCGTTTAAGCTAACCAAGTGCCAGTTCATAATTTTGCACAATTACTCATTTGATCAGCCTCTCAGCAGAACCCATATAAGTTTACTACAGCTAAAGATTAACTCTAGAAGTTTAAGAATATTTCATTTGTCTGCCGCATAACTCTCACATAAGAAAAGTATGCTTCAACAAATGAAAGTGAGGCAGAGCGATTATTTGCAAAAGTATCTTGAAGTTAGATCAAATGGGAATACTGGGTAACAAGTACAAAGTTATTGAACAATGAAGGCAAGTGCATGTGGTACTGCTTTGCCAAGCAGCAGCAATGCCACTAAGACAGTGCACAAGCACTGGTTTAGATTTCTTCATTATTTCCACATATCAATAATTCCAGAGATGTGAGATGGGCTTCTCTAAAGCTCTAAATACCATAAGCAACAATTAGTTGTTGCTATTtgcattcaagttatttctgacttatggtgacccaatcacagggtttcttggccagatttgttcagtggaggctttgcctttgccttcctcttgaagctgagagagtgatttgcccaaggtcactcaacagaattccatgactgaacagtgccctccagagtcgtaatccagtgttgaaaccactaaaccacgctgATTCATACGCAGATACAGTGAGCTGTATTTTACTTAAATAAGCCTTCCTCATTCAGTCAACTCAATAAAAGAGAACTCTGGAATATACACTCTTGTATAGCTTTGTATTCATTAACTGGCATTTTCACTTGCTATGCAGGGTTTGTTCCTCCAGGCACACCATTGCTGGCTCTTGCCTTTTTGTGGGCTGCTCATCTAAACTAAGAATTACCTACAAGCTGTAGTATGAATGTTGTCTTTAAGCATGCTTATCAATTTTTACAATAACAATTGGTCCCTGACAGTTGTCTGCCAAGGAGtgctgtgccctttaagaaacCATTTTCTCCACCATCAAGTCCCTATGAACTTTTCCAAGTAACACTGAAACCAGCAAGAAGTTTTACAATTTCTCTGACCATACTTTGTAATGGGGCCAGCATTTTTGTTTCTAAAATGTCAAGGACAGTACCTTATCTGTACCCATTGGCCCAACTCTTTCCTTCTAGGAAACTTGACACGGACCAGTACCAGACCacagaccaccattttgaataGTACTTATTTAAGCAAACTACACCCCAAATAGGACGATTTCACACATGTTATGAAGCAAAAACATATAGGGACAGCTGTCAGCATAGGAATTCTTTATCAGCTGTTTCAAAACTAGAAGGTGGCTGGTAATAATCCAGTAACAGTGACTATTCTACTGCACCCACAAGCTTTCCTAAGCTACCCTTCTACACGTGAAACCTAATGTGTTATCTTCAAAGAAAAACAAGCTACTCAGTCTTCCTTACTCACCTCCAGCATGACCACACAGATCTGTTTGACGCACTCAATGATGGACTGTGGAATCCCAGCAATGGTGATCGCTCTTTCAGTAGAGTTGGGCAACATGTCTCCTGCCACTTGAACCTGTGCCCCTGTGCTCTTAAGATTAAAAATACCAAGTCAGGTATTTTGCCTCTTGATTTATATGGCTTACAGTATAACAGCTGGTGTGTTAACACAAAGGAATGGCCTTTCTTCCTTCTTAGAAGTAATTTGGTACTAGCCATGAGGAAGTGGTGCCAAGTTTATTACATGGTTATTGTTAAATCATAGTATCTGTTTCAGCATGAGTTCCAGCATCCCACATTCCTTAGACATCCAGTTTTCACCATGAAGGTAAGTGTCCTGCCCTCcaaattgcaaaacaaacaaacaaaccaaccaaaaCCCACCCTACAAGTGAAGGCAGATATTATACAATAAACCTATTGGGCAGGTTCTTTATACCTTGAGGTGCTGGAATACCACTACATATCATTTACTATTCCATAACTACTACTTTCAACAactagaggggaaaaaatcctaaCACAGATAAATCAAGCCATTTAACATCCAGTATAGCTTATCAGGTAATGTTTGATTCCACAGATCTTCTGATCAATCTAATCCACTTTTCAAATTCACAACACACTTATATAACTCTAGGCTTGAGATGCAGAACCAAACATCAAAAGATCAAAATTTTACAATGTTTGACACTTTCCTCTGAGCTATAATATAGAACTGACAATCATTAGCAGTAAATCTAGAGCCAGCATTAAGCAGGACTATTTGCCAGTGTTGTATTTCCCAGACTACTTAATTGAGACAGTATGAAAAACAAATTCAAATGGATGGCCTATAGCAGGTATTCCTAAGCCTATCTGAATTCTGAAGAAGGAAAGGAGATAGAGTAGAATAAACATTCATCCTTTGAGGGAAGGCTGATggacatgtatttttttaaaaaagagtcacCTTTGCTCCTGTGAGCGTCATAACTCTTTAGACTCAGTTATGTAAGCTTTGCTCTGAcatttgctgttgtatgccttcaagtcatttccaacttatggcaaccctaaagtggacctatcatggggttttctaggcatgtttcttcagagggggtttcccattgctgTCCTCAGAGGCTAaggagtgacttgcccaaggtcacccagtggatttccatagccaagccaggattggaaccttggtctcccagtgtcctagtccaacactctaaccattacaccatgctggatggCCACATAATATTCCATGTATTCTTGTAATGGAGATGGTTTGATCAGAACAGTAAAGAACTCATACACACTATTTAGTCAATTTTTAAAGTGAGGATTTTCAATAaaatggtacagtggtaccccgggttacgaatttaattcgttccgccgccgcgttcgtaacccgaaatccttcgtaagccgaaaaagccataggcgctaatagcgaaagccgcgatttcgtgcgaaaaagcgccgaaaagcacaaaaaaatttttcgtaacccgaaataaccttcgtaacccggaacagtttttttctatggatttttttcgtaacccggaaatttcgtaaggcggcgcattcatatcccggggtaccactgtactatatttCTAAAGTTTCCAATTAACAGAAATGCTGCATAAACAAGATACTGAGGGTATGGAGACACAGCACAAtggattttactttattttagtaTAGCAACTGAGGTGTTCAGTGGCTTCTCCCCTTCATTCAAAAAAACAAGCTGATGAAAAAAGAAGTTTACACAAAATATGAGATTTCCTATCTTCAAAAACTAAGTTAAGATTTacttaaaacaaaaatccaaaaacaaatgAAGGCCAGGTACTATCACTATCTAATTATGAGAGAGCTAACCCACTGAGAGGCCTGCCTGCCTTGAGAAAAGTTTTTTCACTTATCTGACAACAAACTGATCCTGGATGTAAATGATGGGAGACAAAGAAAGAAGAGCAAACTTATAAAAAGCACTCAGCCATCCTGTGCCTGGCTCCAGCTACCCAGTCTCTGTATCACAAGCACTAAATATAAACAGCTGTATTAAGCAGGGTGATGCAGAATCTATGTGTGGCATTCATTCTCAACACATTTGGCATATGATGGGGTCATAATGAAAGGGAATGGATGTAACATTTTACCACAGAAACAAGCAGCAAACAAGTCTCACTAACCCAGCTGCGCTCAGTACACACCTCTCTTATCTCCTTGATCTTGCAACCTCCTTTCCCAATGAGAGAGCCACATTGGCTGGCAGGTACCACAAGTCTCAGAGTGACAGGGGGCCTACTAGAAGCTGTGCTGTTGGTCATTGAGCTGCTGATATCCTGAAAACAAAGTCAAGAAACTTCAGGCTATAGAAACGTCAAACAAAGTCCAGGATTtatcatgcattttaaaaatacatagatGCTTAGCAAGTAAGAAAGGCAAAATTCAGGTAATATATGCTTTTGGCTGAGGCAGAAGCACAAGTTGTATATGCATTGTGTCACCGAAGACTACTGCTGCAATCTCTACAGAGCACTCAGTgtctacattaggaggaacttcctgacagtaagagctgtttgacagtagaacacacttcctcCAAGCGTGGAGGAGTTTcattctttggtggtttttaaacagaggctagatggccatttgtccaggagtgctttgattgtgagttcctgcagggtTCCTGAAGCTGGAGGGGGAGAGTTTTTAAGCCAGATGTCAATTCTGAACTGACCAAAAGAGCCAAGTTGTCACTTTCGCCTCATAGGGTATGCCAATCAGGCAGTAAAACTTTTTGTCACTACTTACAATCTGTACCTTTCAAAATTCCAGCCACAATTCAGGAGTTGCCACAGTGCAGCAGCATAACAACTCCCATCCCTGCACAGACTATTGTACTGAGCAAGCTGCAAATCTCTTTCCCAAGAGCAATGAGACACCATCTTGCCCTTGTCAAGGACTTAAGTTCAAGCTTAGCAAAAGAAGATAGGGCCTGCAGAAAGAGCCCTCTCAAGTTACTGATGTTCTGGTAATACTTAGGCAGTGTATTTTCAAAGTTAAAAGACACAGCTTTGCACACCACCATATTGCAGGGGTTGGTTTGACTAAAGATTTGACTTCAAAGGAACACTCACATTTACATTCCAATGGAGATAAAGACTTCCACAGTGCCTTtttcatttgtttggttttttgttgaaGTGAAAGGCCAGAACAAAACAGTTTGGATTTATTCTTCTGAAACAGCAGAGCCAATGACCTTGGCAAAGGGAGAAGATATCATCCCAAGTGCGATCACAATTTCAGCAAGCTAAATTCAGAAACAATTTCCTGCTGATTCCAGCAGACTGAGAACTGCCACACACACTAGAATGTTTTATTGAAAATCCACTGTGACTTGAAACACACTACCCTTCATATTTGCCTGTGGACTTGTAATCAAGACAAACATGAAAAAAAAGGATTTTCAGCAACTTCACATCAACTCAGTGAGGAGAAGGCTACTTAGGTTTCTGCCTTCCTCATGGGACTTCAAATGTCctaacaaaaatatcaaaaaattGTTCCTTCAGCCATAGTATCAGTACACGTAGACACACAAATAATTCTGATTACTAACACACTTTTACAAGTTCTACTGGCTTAGGCTAAATGGCAGGGTAAATCAGGCTACGCGTGTGGTGGAAGATACATCAAATAAAGATACCGTTTCAGAAGCATTAGCTCTTCTATAGAGGGAGCTAACTCACTTCTATAGAAGCAGCTAGTTCACATTTTGAGAAAGTTGGCTGCATAGCAATAATCATTCTTCTCATAATCTAACAAGGAAACTTCACTTGATAACCTGATATTAAAGGTTCAATCAAACTCTGAGCCCAATTCTCAGCTTCTGTCTACTGTCACTACATATGTAGCTCTTCTAGTGTCCAGGAAAAGCCCAGAGAAACAGCAGACTACTATTTAGCccatacattttaaaactgcCAACTCTTTGTTTTGTCTGAACATGAAGTTCATCAGCTTAGATCTAACTGCCCTACAGACAGAAGGGGTCTTTCTATTCAAGGACAGAACTAAGATTCAAAGGAAAATTCAGTCAGCAGAAGGGAGGTGGAGTGACTTTCCACAGTACCCACCTTCCATAAACGAACATCTCACTCTGTTCCAGTGGATCCCACACCCTTTAAAGCAAGATTTTTAGCAAACTGACAGGGAAAACAATAAAGTCTTCCCTTTCCCCTAGGAGTGCAAAACTCTGTTTAAATTTTCTCTCACAAATGTTCCCTCCCATATTCCTGAGTAATCACCAAAAAATACATATAGCATAGCTGAGCATTCTTTGCCACCTAATGGTCATTCTTATGAAGTAAAGCAGAGTGCCCTCATGCTCAGAAATTCAGCCAATTTGCAATTAAACGATTTGCAGTTCCATGTTTTCATTAAACACACTGTGGCGTTACGTATGTTTATACAGGATTATCAATCTCATGTTTGAAATCAGGATCTATCAGCCACATTCAATATTGCCAAAATGTTAAACTGATGGGACACACAACATTCCTGAGTTGTTACAAAAGAGTACAGCACAGTGCTTCTTCTGCCCAGATCCTCAATTCATCATGACAATTAAATAAGGTTTACACACCTCTTCCAGTTTGTCAATGATCATTGCAAATGCTTTGAAGATGGCATTAGTGGGTCCAGCAAGAGTAATAATCCGTTCTGGGCAGTTCCCTTCTGAGATGTTAATGCGAGCACCACTCTACAAGGAAACAAAATTGAGTTGCAAATGAGACAGGACTGACCCTATCCCTCCTCCTTCCACTATTAACCAGTGAACTTACTCCCAAGCAAGTACTACTGAATTTATTGAGACATACTGTACTTTTACTAAACATGCAAGAAGTGAGTCTGTAGGGTTTGCCTCACTAGGCAGATCATAAGTACTAGCAAAACTGCCAAATCAATAATCATGGCTTTTAAATGCAAACAGCTGCCATTTGTGGAGATGCTCCTCCTTCATAGCTGGTTCTTTGGAAAAGCCGTCAACCATACAGTCAAGATTATAGAAGAACCATTGCATACCTTTCACAATTACTAATATCTGCTCCAAAAACTATGCCTACCAGCTTAAGAGGCCCTTATTATCTATCTTAAttcctttgttttttccttcccttatgcccaaaaacctacctcttcACGCATCTTCTTTACAGATTCTCCTTTCtatacatgcacaaac from Sceloporus undulatus isolate JIND9_A2432 ecotype Alabama chromosome 2, SceUnd_v1.1, whole genome shotgun sequence includes the following:
- the PCBP2 gene encoding poly(rC)-binding protein 2 isoform X19 gives rise to the protein MDTGVIEGGLNVTLTIRLLMHGKEVGSIIGKKGESVKKMREESGARINISEGNCPERIITLAGPTNAIFKAFAMIIDKLEEDISSSMTNSTASSRPPVTLRLVVPASQCGSLIGKGGCKIKEIRESTGAQVQVAGDMLPNSTERAITIAGIPQSIIECVKQICVVMLESPPKGVTIPYRPKPSSSPVIFAGGQDRYSSGSASYPHTAPSMCLNSDLEGPPQEAYTIQGQYAIPQPDLTKLHQLAMQQSHFPMSHGNTGFSAGLDASAQTTSHELTIPNDLIGCIIGRQGAKINEIRQMSGAQIKIANPVEGSTDRQVTITGSAASISLAQYLINVRLSSETGGMGSS
- the PCBP2 gene encoding poly(rC)-binding protein 2 isoform X9, producing MDTGVIEGGLNVTLTIRLLMHGKEVGSIIGKKGESVKKMREESGARINISEGNCPERIITLAGPTNAIFKAFAMIIDKLEEDISSSMTNSTASSRPPVTLRLVVPASQCGSLIGKGGCKIKEIRESTGAQVQVAGDMLPNSTERAITIAGIPQSIIECVKQICVVMLESPPKGVTIPYRPKPSSSPVIFAGGQDRYSSGSASYPHTAPSMCLNSDLEGPPQELTKLHQLAMQQSHFPMSHGNTGFSGLDASAQTTSHELTIPNDLIGCIIGRQGAKINEIRQMSGAQIKIANPVEGSTDRQVTITGSAASISLAQYLINVSLESAKPSSQAASVTIPDHLSINLSQPSTPSSSSSSTTTPSLATAGVSDAPSSLPNPLPTAPCVSSLLGMKPVPLLALNVVSAAKGASTTSAVPCVTNKLKTEKQRFSPY
- the PCBP2 gene encoding poly(rC)-binding protein 2 isoform X6; amino-acid sequence: MDTGVIEGGLNVTLTIRLLMHGKEVGSIIGKKGESVKKMREESGARINISEGNCPERIITLAGPTNAIFKAFAMIIDKLEEDISSSMTNSTASSRPPVTLRLVVPASQCGSLIGKGGCKIKEIRESTGAQVQVAGDMLPNSTERAITIAGIPQSIIECVKQICVVMLESPPKGVTIPYRPKPSSSPVIFAGGQDRYSSGSASYPHTAPSMCLNSDLEGPPQEAYTIQGQYAIPQPDLTKLHQLAMQQSHFPMSHGNTGFSGLDASAQTTSHELTIPNDLIGCIIGRQGAKINEIRQMSGAQIKIANPVEGSTDRQVTITGSAASISLAQYLINVSLESAKPSSQAASVTIPDHLSINLSQPSTPSSSSSSTTTPSLATAGVSDAPSSLPNPLPTAPCVSSLLGMKPVPLLALNVVSAAKGASTTSAVPCVTNKLKTEKQRFSPY
- the PCBP2 gene encoding poly(rC)-binding protein 2 isoform X20, yielding MDTGVIEGGLNVTLTIRLLMHGKEVGSIIGKKGESVKKMREESGARINISEGNCPERIITLAGPTNAIFKAFAMIIDKLEEDISSSMTNSTASSRPPVTLRLVVPASQCGSLIGKGGCKIKEIRESTGAQVQVAGDMLPNSTERAITIAGIPQSIIECVKQICVVMLESPPKGVTIPYRPKPSSSPVIFAGGQAYTIQGQYAIPQPDLTKLHQLAMQQSHFPMSHGNTGFSGVESSSPDEKGYWAGLDASAQTTSHELTIPNDLIGCIIGRQGAKINEIRQMSGAQIKIANPVEGSTDRQVTITGSAASISLAQYLINVRLSSETGGMGSS
- the PCBP2 gene encoding poly(rC)-binding protein 2 isoform X4 is translated as MDTGVIEGGLNVTLTIRLLMHGKEVGSIIGKKGESVKKMREESGARINISEGNCPERIITLAGPTNAIFKAFAMIIDKLEEDISSSMTNSTASSRPPVTLRLVVPASQCGSLIGKGGCKIKEIRESTGAQVQVAGDMLPNSTERAITIAGIPQSIIECVKQICVVMLESPPKGVTIPYRPKPSSSPVIFAGGQDRYSSGSASYPHTAPSMCLNSDLEGPPQEAYTIQGQYAIPQPDLTKLHQLAMQQSHFPMSHGNTGFSAGLDASAQTTSHELTIPNDLIGCIIGRQGAKINEIRQMSGAQIKIANPVEGSTDRQVTITGSAASISLAQYLINVSLESAKPSSQAASVTIPDHLSINLSQPSTPSSSSSSTTTPSLATAGVSDAPSSLPNPLPTAPCVSSLLGMKPVPLLALNVVSAAKGASTTSAVPCVTNKLKTEKQRFSPY
- the PCBP2 gene encoding poly(rC)-binding protein 2 isoform X21, yielding MDTGVIEGGLNVTLTIRLLMHGKEVGSIIGKKGESVKKMREESGARINISEGNCPERIITLAGPTNAIFKAFAMIIDKLEEDISSSMTNSTASSRPPVTLRLVVPASQCGSLIGKGGCKIKEIRESTGAQVQVAGDMLPNSTERAITIAGIPQSIIECVKQICVVMLESPPKGVTIPYRPKPSSSPVIFAGGQAYTIQGQYAIPQPDLTKLHQLAMQQSHFPMSHGNTGFSAGLDASAQTTSHELTIPNDLIGCIIGRQGAKINEIRQMSGAQIKIANPVEGSTDRQVTITGSAASISLAQYLINVRLSSETGGMGSS